TAATTTACCTTCTGCCTGTGTTTTAGCGCTATCTAAACGTTCTTCTTTAGTCATTGAAATTCCTCCTTGTAATTGAGTTATATTACTTATAATTAGTATAACTTCAACCCAAATATGAAGGCAAAATAAATGCAGCGCAAAATTTACGCTGCAAAGTAGTGACGTTTTTAATATTGATCTAACAATCCCGGTACCCAATTACCATTGCGGAAAATGGGGATTAGTCGGTCATCTTTGGTGTAGGCATCAATGGCCATGTCAGGTGCGCCAACCATGAAATCGACGTGTAATTGACTTGTATTGAGCGCGGCTGCTTTCAATTGAGCATCGATCATACTAGTACCGTCTTTGATTGAGAAGGGATAGGCGCTACCAAAGGCTAAGTGATTAGCGGCGTTTTCGTCAAAAAGAGTATTATAGAAAATTAGCCCTGAACGTGCGATTGGTGTTGCTTCTGGTACCAATGCCAGTTCACCTAAATGCTGTGCTCCGGCATCGGTGGCTAATAAATGATCTAAGGCAGATTGTCCATGATCGGCATGAGCTGCAGTGATCCTACCGTTAGTGAATGTGAAGACCATACCATCGATGATCGTGCCAGCATAACTTAAAGGCTTGGTCGCCGTAACGGTACCGTCAACGCGATAACGATCTGGTGCGGTGAAAATCTCTTCAGTTGGCATATTCGGCATAAATGTTTGCCCGTGACTATTTTCAGAGGTTGCACCGCTCCAATTATAATTTTTGGGAAGACCAATTGTGAGGTCGGTTTTGGCAGAATAGTAATGTAATCGATCAAGGGGTAATTGATTTAGTTTTGTTGCGTAGGCTTTCAGTTCAGCAGCGTGTTGTTGCCAAGCAGCGATAGGATCAGGTTGATCGATCCGTGTGATCTTGAAGATCAATTGCCATAATTTTGTCACCGCGACATTGGGCGGCAAATCAGGAAAAACGTGGTGTGCCCAATCCACCCCTGCGGCAGCAACTACCGTCCAACTAAAGCGATTGGCTTGTAAAGCTTGCATTAGCGGCTGCTTGATCTGTGCTTGAGTTTGCTGGTAAGCAGCAATTCGTTCGGCTGGTAAGCCACTTAAACTACTGGGATCGGCTGACATAACGACGATTCGTGTTGCTGCTTTGTCTAACCAATCATTAACTTGTGCGGTGGCAACCTGATCGACAGTTGTCAACCGTTCAGTGGCTGCATGAGCGATAAAAGCTTGTTGTGTCGCAGTATCTTGCCAGTTTACGATCACCTCAGCGGCGCCACGTTGATAAGCCGCAGTGGTAATCAAATGGGCAAGTTCACTTTGTTCAACTTCGATTTGTAACATCACCGTTTGGCCAGGCTGGACATTACCGCCGACTGCGACGATCAGTTCGGCGTACTGCTGTAATTGTTGTTTAAAATGAGACATAGTTAGTTCCTCCGTTTCACAACTCAGAAATAGGGATCATTTGACGTTAATACGCTTCGTCCTGAATATTCACTTGTTATCTAAAATGTTATCAATGCATAGCTGCAAGTATAGTGTCGTTCGACTACTTAAGCCGGAAAACTTCAAATCGTGTTCGTTAAAAATTCATAAGCTTTTGTTATTGTAAGGATAATCAAAATATTAGGGGCGTGCGTCATGGTTAGAAAAAAGCAGATTACACGAGAAAGAATTTTAACAGGTGCTTATCAATTAGTGGTTGCTCAAGGCTTTACTCATTTTACTGCGCGAAATGTGGCGCACGCAATTCATTGTTCAACCCAACCCCTATATCAAGAATTCGGTTCAATGGCAAACTTAAAACAGGCAATTTTGTTAAAGCTACAACATTACTTAGTGAACGAAGTGTACAACCGCCAAGTTACTGGCGATCGGATGCTGGATATGGCACTGGACTATATTAAATTTGCTCAAGATAATCCTGAATTGTATCATGTGATTTTCGTTGAGGATCATTTTGGAACCAATGCGATGCATGATTTTACTTACTGTTATGGTCAACGATTGCTGGCACATTATAAACCAGCTAAACAACTGTCCGCCGCCGCTAGTGAAAATGTCATCACTGGGATGTGGATCATTGCCCAGGGAATTGCTTCGTTGGTATCATCTAGTTTCATTACGATCAGTGAGAAGC
This is a stretch of genomic DNA from Loigolactobacillus coryniformis subsp. coryniformis KCTC 3167 = DSM 20001. It encodes these proteins:
- a CDS encoding aminopeptidase, whose translation is MSHFKQQLQQYAELIVAVGGNVQPGQTVMLQIEVEQSELAHLITTAAYQRGAAEVIVNWQDTATQQAFIAHAATERLTTVDQVATAQVNDWLDKAATRIVVMSADPSSLSGLPAERIAAYQQTQAQIKQPLMQALQANRFSWTVVAAAGVDWAHHVFPDLPPNVAVTKLWQLIFKITRIDQPDPIAAWQQHAAELKAYATKLNQLPLDRLHYYSAKTDLTIGLPKNYNWSGATSENSHGQTFMPNMPTEEIFTAPDRYRVDGTVTATKPLSYAGTIIDGMVFTFTNGRITAAHADHGQSALDHLLATDAGAQHLGELALVPEATPIARSGLIFYNTLFDENAANHLAFGSAYPFSIKDGTSMIDAQLKAAALNTSQLHVDFMVGAPDMAIDAYTKDDRLIPIFRNGNWVPGLLDQY
- a CDS encoding TetR/AcrR family transcriptional regulator, whose translation is MVRKKQITRERILTGAYQLVVAQGFTHFTARNVAHAIHCSTQPLYQEFGSMANLKQAILLKLQHYLVNEVYNRQVTGDRMLDMALDYIKFAQDNPELYHVIFVEDHFGTNAMHDFTYCYGQRLLAHYKPAKQLSAAASENVITGMWIIAQGIASLVSSSFITISEKQAINLLRAALYDFIHNNRLEDGQITVNSLQQLDQLTKI